The following is a genomic window from Flavobacterium crassostreae.
AAAAGCGGTCGTGAGCATCGGAAAAAAGCTCGATCTCAATTGGAGGGTATTGGCTGTTGTACCGTTGCAAATCCAATCGTAGCAGATTGCTGATAGTTTTGGTATAAATCATTGCAGTTACATTAGTATTCCGTTTGCCCAACAAAGTAAGAACTGTATCATCCACATAATTATCAAGCAGGATAACAGAACTTTTGGCATTTCGGATAATATCGGACACAAAAGTATAAGCATCAAAAATTTGTCCATTATAGAAAACACCTTTTTCGCTATGTAGTTTGTCGGTTTCCAATGCTTTAAAAATTTCTTCAAAATTCTGGTCGGCTTCTAATTGTTTGAGTTCAATCTTATCCAAACGATGAAAAAGCGAAGCATTACTGATGAGCATTCTACGCATTTCTGCGAAAGCGTTTATAATTTCAATACTGACTTTTATGGCAATTTCTGAACGAAGTACAGCAGAAAGCATTGCAATGCCTTGTTCGGTAAAAGCGTAGGG
Proteins encoded in this region:
- a CDS encoding ORF6N domain-containing protein; this encodes MESKAIISRQEIENQIYTVRDQQVMLDSDLAKIYQVETKNLNKAVKRNTERFPTSFCFQLNAKEVENLRFQIGTSSLNYGGRRYLPYAFTEQGIAMLSAVLRSEIAIKVSIEIINAFAEMRRMLISNASLFHRLDKIELKQLEADQNFEEIFKALETDKLHSEKGVFYNGQIFDAYTFVSDIIRNAKSSVILLDNYVDDTVLTLLGKRNTNVTAMIYTKTISNLLRLDLQRYNSQYPPIEIELFSDAHDRFLIIDDTELYHIGASLKDMGKKWFAFSRMDIELGRMFQILKNKPF